The nucleotide window CCCCTCTGGTTCAACATTGGTAACAATCTCGACTTTGAGAAATGTCTAGCTTCAGCTTTTCTATTTCTAATTGATAAAAATAATCAATGTCATTACCCCTAAAAAACACGAAAGCTGTCATCGAAGTGATGACAGCAAAAATCTCAAAAATTTATCTAGTTTATTTTCCTTAATCTTACCACATAGTCTATGCGTTAAGATATGATTTTGCTTCATTTCCATACTTACTCATTTACCGTAACCAATGACTTTTCCTTATTTAACGAGATGATTAAGAAGATAATAAAAAATAATGTACTGATTATATGAAAGAAGCTGATATTTTTAAAAAACTGAATAAAAAATCCACCCAATGTAGGGCCAATTAAACTACCCAGACTGAAAAAGATGCCACACAGTAAATTTCCGGTTGGAAATAAATTTTTCGGCATTAAGTCTGCCATATAGGAAATACCAAGCGAGAATGTGGAGCCCACACACATTCCTGCAACAAATAAACAGACAGCCAGCAAGAAAAAGGATTGTTCAAAGAAACTCGCAGCTGTAAAACAAATGGACCCAAGAAATAGGATAGTGATTAGAATAGTCCTTCGTCCAAATTTATCACTTAACATACCTAATGGCAGCTGAAATACAATCGCACCAATGGCAAAGGAGGCTAAAAGAATCGAAACACTCTTCACATCGATGCCAATCCTTAATGCATATACTGGAAAACTTCCATTTAGAGATGACTCTAATACACCATAGGCAAATGTGGGTAGAAAGGCAGCCCATCCGTATTTCCATGCTTGTGAAAATCGCTTTATCGTGGCAGTGAAGGAATGGACCATTATTTCTTGATCTGGAAGCTCATTTTTAAGGGCAAATAGGAAGACCCATCCCACCAAACATAAAGCAGAAGATAATATGAAAGGAAGGGCCTCATTTACATTAACCAATGGCGTCATTAATGGTCCAGTGGCAAATCCTATCCCAAAAAATAATCCATAGAGCGAAAGATTTCTTCCCCGCTTCTTTTCGGGTGAAAAGGAAGTAATCCACGTCTGTGTAGCAAAATGCAAGGCATGATCGCCGATTCCGATGAAAAGCCTTAATATAAACCAAAACCAAAATGTTTTCCACAACGGAAACAATGCCAATGAGACAATGACCATTAAGCCACCGAAAATGATAATGGGCTTATAGCCAAATTTCCGAAGAGGTTGCTCCATAAATGGGGATACTAAAAGTATTCCTATGTATAGTGCCGTCGCATTTAATCCGTTTAATGAAGAGGAAATGCCACTATGTTCAAAAATAACTGCTATTAGTGGGAGGAGCATTCCTTGACTAAACCCCGAGACCGCCACAATACTAACTAATATCCAAAATCTAAAATTCGTATTAACGTTTATCATTTTTTACCTCTAGAAAAAATAATTTGGTTGAGTATTAATTATCAATTATTTATTATAACAAGATAAGGGCTCTTTTGGTTGAAAATGAATTATTTTCCTGCTTCGTTAAGTAGATGGTATAGGGACTAGCAGAAACAAATAAAGGGAAGTAAAAGGGAAGAGAATAAAAATTAAAAGTGGAGGGATGGCATTGGCTAATAAAGTCTTTATGCTGCTAACATTTATCGGTGTTCCCCTTTCAGTTATCGGAACACTGATGCATTGGCCAAGTATTATTCTATTTATTCTTTATTGTTTAACGATTATTGCGTTATCAAGCTTTATGGGGAGGGCAACTGAAAGTCTTGCTATTGTTGCTGGCCCGCGCATTGGAGGTCTTTTAAATGCAACCTT belongs to Neobacillus sp. OS1-2 and includes:
- a CDS encoding MFS transporter; translation: MINVNTNFRFWILVSIVAVSGFSQGMLLPLIAVIFEHSGISSSLNGLNATALYIGILLVSPFMEQPLRKFGYKPIIIFGGLMVIVSLALFPLWKTFWFWFILRLFIGIGDHALHFATQTWITSFSPEKKRGRNLSLYGLFFGIGFATGPLMTPLVNVNEALPFILSSALCLVGWVFLFALKNELPDQEIMVHSFTATIKRFSQAWKYGWAAFLPTFAYGVLESSLNGSFPVYALRIGIDVKSVSILLASFAIGAIVFQLPLGMLSDKFGRRTILITILFLGSICFTAASFFEQSFFLLAVCLFVAGMCVGSTFSLGISYMADLMPKNLFPTGNLLCGIFFSLGSLIGPTLGGFFIQFFKNISFFHIISTLFFIIFLIISLNKEKSLVTVNE